A region of Salvelinus alpinus chromosome 24, SLU_Salpinus.1, whole genome shotgun sequence DNA encodes the following proteins:
- the LOC139551839 gene encoding nodal homolog: MEGLTLAFFLALLVGSICVVGAENFPGNREAFFHGIRRFPPPSGGHRHPVRHSNRFPLYMMQLYRTLLEGDTARMPTVSAAQTNNDDNPRLHDSDYVLSLVAKSCHQIGGRWSVTFDMSSISASDKVQRSELRIRLPAFSASERVTVDMYHSQTCSYSSPPCPKEDLFLGHLKAEPSSLTSTSNWRVFNVTALLHYYWLHQRGSAPGQEVSRPLEREEEEGQEKVLHPTADRVMVVVFSKHQAEKRAPTLIHTAEHSKYVTLDWERARAGANPPVSIEVEGGKGTGRRKRHGHHQRAGVAGVAPGVAPTEERKDPLCRKVDMWVDFDQIGWNEWIVYPKRYNAYRCEGSCPTPVDETFTPTNHAYMQSLLKLHHPDRVPCPFCVPTRLAPLSMLYYENSEVETRHFEGMVVEECGCH; the protein is encoded by the exons ATGGAAGGACTCACTCTGGCTTTCTTTTTGGCGCTTCTGGTGGGCTCGATCTGTGTGGTTGGAGCAGAGAATTTCCCAGGGAACCGTGAGGCTTTCTTCCACGGGATTCGTAGGTTTCCCCCGCCAAGCGGAGGTCACAGGCACCCTGTTCGTCACTCCAACAGGTTCCCACTCTACATGATGCAGCTCTACCGGACTCTACTCGAGGGAGACACCGCCAGGATGCCAACTGTTAGCGCCGCCCAGACCAACAACGATGACAACCCCCGCCTTCACGACTCTGACTACGTACTCAGTCTGGTTGCCAAAA GTTGTCACCAGATCGGTGGGAGGTGGTCTGTCACCTTTGACATGTCCTCCATCTCTGCAAGTGACAAGGTCCAGCGCTCCGAGCTGCGGATCCGCCTGCCTGCATTCTCTGCCTCTGAGCGTGTCACTGTGGACATGTACCACTCCCAGACATGCTCCTACTCCAGCCCGCCATGCCCAAAGGAGGACCTCTTCCTGGGCCACCTGAAGGCAGAGCCAAGCTCTCTGACCTCCACATCCAACTGGAGGGTGTTCAACGTCACCGCCCTGCTCCACTACTACTGGCTGCACCAGAGAGGCTCCGCACCTGGCCAGGAAGTGAGCAGgccattagagagagaggaggaggagggccagGAGAAGGTCCTGCACCCCACAGCTGACCGGGTCATGGTGGTGGTCTTCTCCAAGCACCAGGCAGAGAAGCGGGCTCCCACCCTCATCCACACCGCTGAGCACTCCAAGTACGTCACTCTGGACTGGGAGCGAGCTAGAGCTGGGGCCAACCCTCCTGTCAGCATAGAGGTAGAGGGCGGAAAAGGAACAGGTCGCAGGAAAAGGCACGGGCACCACCAGAGAGCAGGAGTGGCTGGGGTGGCCCCTGGTGTGGCCCCCACGGAGGAGAGGAAGGACCCGTTGTGCAGGAAGGTGGACATGTGGGTGGACTTTGACCAGATTGGCTGGAACGAGTGGATTGTTTACCCCAAGCGCTACAACGCCTACCGCTGTGAGGGCAGCTGCCCTACCCCAGTAGACGAGACCTTCACCCCCACCAACCATGCTTACATGCAG agtcTGCTGAAACTTCACCACCCAGACAGGGTCCCATGCCCGTTCTGTGTGCCCACCCGCCTGGCCCCTCTGTCCATGCTGTACTACGAGAACAGCGAGGTGGAGACACGGCACTTTGAGGGCATGGTGGTGGAGGAGTGTGGTTGCCATTGA
- the LOC139551770 gene encoding eukaryotic translation initiation factor 4E-binding protein 1-like, translating to MPQDYSTTPGGTLFSMIPGGTRIIYDRKFLLECRASPLARTTPCLPDILGVTSPLSDNTTTAHPKQTPNNLIPPADKSAGKDAQFQTDI from the exons ATGCCTCAAGATTATTCTACAACACCAGGAGGGACACTCTTCAGTATGATCCCTGGAG GCACCCGAATCATCTACGACAGGAAGTTCCTCCTGGAGTGTCGAGCTTCCCCTCTGGCGCGCaccactccctgtctccctgatATCCTTGGGGTAACCAGCCCCCTCTCAGACAACACAACCACAGCCCACCCTAAACAGACCCCCAACAACCTCATTCCACCAGCAGACAAGAGTGCAG GGAAGGATGCTCAATTTCAAACGGACATTTAG